The sequence GAACCCCTGCCGCAGCTCGCGGCGGGCCAGGCGGAGGGAGAGGGGGAGGGTCACGCCTCGGCCACCCTGCCGTCGCGCATGGACAGCCGCCTGGAGCAGCGGTCCGCCAGGGCGCGGTCGTGGGTGACAAGGAGCAGGGTGCAGCCGGTTTCGCCCGCCAGGGTGAACAGCCGCTCGATGACCAGTTCACCCGTTTCGCGGTCCAGGTTGCCGGTGGGCTCGTCAGCCAGGATGATGTCCGGCCGGGAGGCGAAGGCGCGGGCCAGGCCCACCCGCTGCTGCTCGCCGCCCGAGAGCTGCGAGGGATAGTGCCCCAGCCGGTGCGACAGGCCCACCGCCTCCAGGGAGGCCTGGGCGCGGTCGAAGGCGTCGGGCACCCGGGCCAGTTCCAGGGGCA is a genomic window of Desulfohalovibrio reitneri containing:
- a CDS encoding ABC transporter ATP-binding protein yields the protein MRAGDAAIALSGVSLTLPGARGPVNILRDVDLRVEPGESVGVMGPSGAGKTSLLMVVSGLERATSGTLLVAGRDVGAMDENALARFRGGHVGIVFQSFHLVAAMTALENVALPLELARVPDAFDRAQASLEAVGLSHRLGHYPSQLSGGEQQRVGLARAFASRPDIILADEPTGNLDRETGELVIERLFTLAGETGCTLLLVTHDRALADRCSRRLSMRDGRVAEA